In one Gadus morhua chromosome 15, gadMor3.0, whole genome shotgun sequence genomic region, the following are encoded:
- the galm gene encoding galactose mutarotase isoform X1 produces the protein MTQVTTEPFGDVDEGSVEKWVLRSSLVTVEVLTLGCIIRSIRCSDRKGRVDDVVQGYDHLEGYVSDRRYFGALVGRVANRIAGGRFVVDGVEYQLAVNNGPNALHGGLRGFNKAVWRAERVEDGVCLRHTSPDGDQGYPGEVQVAVTYTLKGGWLRSRYQASASRTSPINLTNHSYFNLAGQAVENVYDHEVSIQAQSYLPVDGTSIPTGEVRAVEGSPFDLRKPYLIGSLLKPLPGPGFDHNFCLASPGDPWALRPAARVCHPESGRVLEVSTSQPGVQFYTANFLDGSVVGKGGSRYAKHSSFCLETQSWPDAINKPSFPSCMLRPGEEYLHETTFSFSTV, from the exons ATGACGCAGGTGACCACCGAACCGTTCGGGGACGTCGACGAGGGTTCCGTGGAGAAGTGGGTCCTGCGGTCCTCCCTCGTCACGGTGGAAGTCCTCACCCTCGGTTGCATCATCAGATCGATCCGTTGCTCGGACAGGAAGGGAAGGGTGGATGACGTGGTCCAGGGGTACGACCACCTGGAAG GCTACGTCTCCGACCGGCGGTACTTCGGCGCGCTGGTGGGCCGCGTGGCCAACAGGATCGCCGGGGGGCGATTCGTGGTGGACGGGGTGGAGTATCAGCTGGCCGTCAACAACGGGCCCAACGCCCTGCACGGCGGGCTCAGGGGCTTCAACAAG gccgTCTGGCGGGCAGAGAGGGTTGAAGACGGCGTGTGTTTGAGGCACACCAGTCCAGACGGAGATCAGGGCTACCCAGGAGAAGTGCAGGTCGCTGTTACCTACACCCTGAAG GGAGGATGGCTGAGGAGCCGGTACCAGGCCAGCGCCTCCAGAACCAGCCCCATCAACCTCACCAACCACTCGTACTTCAACCTGGCGGGCCAG GCCGTAGAAAACGTCTATGACCACGAGGTGTCCATCCAGGCCCAGTCCTACCTGCCTGTGGACGGGACCTCCATTCCTACAG gtgAGGTAAGAGCTGTGGAGGGCTCACCCTTTGACCTCCGGAAGCCATATCTGATTGGCTCTCTGCTCAAGCCCCTCCCAGGCCCAGGGTTCGATCACAACTTCTGTTTAGCCTCTCCAGGGGACCCATGGGCCCTCAGACCCGCTGCCAG GGTGTGTCATCCAGAGAGTGGGCGTGTCCTGGAGGTTTCCACCAGCCAACCAGGTGTCCAGTTCTACACGGCAAACTTCCTGGATGGCTCTGTGGTGGGGAAGGGAGGTTCCCGCTACGCCAAACACAGCTCCTTCTGCCTGGAGACGCAGAGCTGGCCTGACGCCATCAACAAG CCCTCCTTCCCCTCATGTATGCTGCGTCCCGGGGAGGAGTATCTCCACGAGACCACCTTCAGCTTCTCCACCGTCTGA
- the galm gene encoding galactose mutarotase isoform X2, with amino-acid sequence MTWSRGTTTWKVHDRKGRRDDSVQGYDHLGGYVSDRRYFGALVGRVANRIAGGRFVVDGVEYQLAVNNGPNALHGGLRGFNKAVWRAERVEDGVCLRHTSPDGDQGYPGEVQVAVTYTLKGGWLRSRYQASASRTSPINLTNHSYFNLAGQAVENVYDHEVSIQAQSYLPVDGTSIPTGEVRAVEGSPFDLRKPYLIGSLLKPLPGPGFDHNFCLASPGDPWALRPAARVCHPESGRVLEVSTSQPGVQFYTANFLDGSVVGKGGSRYAKHSSFCLETQSWPDAINKPSFPSCMLRPGEEYLHETTFSFSTV; translated from the exons ATGACGTGGTCCAGGGGTACGACCACCTGGAAGGTACATGACAGGAAGGGACGGCGGGATGACTCGGTGCAGGGGTACGACCACCTGGGAG GCTACGTCTCCGACCGGCGGTACTTCGGCGCGCTGGTGGGCCGCGTGGCCAACAGGATCGCCGGGGGGCGATTCGTGGTGGACGGGGTGGAGTATCAGCTGGCCGTCAACAACGGGCCCAACGCCCTGCACGGCGGGCTCAGGGGCTTCAACAAG gccgTCTGGCGGGCAGAGAGGGTTGAAGACGGCGTGTGTTTGAGGCACACCAGTCCAGACGGAGATCAGGGCTACCCAGGAGAAGTGCAGGTCGCTGTTACCTACACCCTGAAG GGAGGATGGCTGAGGAGCCGGTACCAGGCCAGCGCCTCCAGAACCAGCCCCATCAACCTCACCAACCACTCGTACTTCAACCTGGCGGGCCAG GCCGTAGAAAACGTCTATGACCACGAGGTGTCCATCCAGGCCCAGTCCTACCTGCCTGTGGACGGGACCTCCATTCCTACAG gtgAGGTAAGAGCTGTGGAGGGCTCACCCTTTGACCTCCGGAAGCCATATCTGATTGGCTCTCTGCTCAAGCCCCTCCCAGGCCCAGGGTTCGATCACAACTTCTGTTTAGCCTCTCCAGGGGACCCATGGGCCCTCAGACCCGCTGCCAG GGTGTGTCATCCAGAGAGTGGGCGTGTCCTGGAGGTTTCCACCAGCCAACCAGGTGTCCAGTTCTACACGGCAAACTTCCTGGATGGCTCTGTGGTGGGGAAGGGAGGTTCCCGCTACGCCAAACACAGCTCCTTCTGCCTGGAGACGCAGAGCTGGCCTGACGCCATCAACAAG CCCTCCTTCCCCTCATGTATGCTGCGTCCCGGGGAGGAGTATCTCCACGAGACCACCTTCAGCTTCTCCACCGTCTGA
- the LOC115560347 gene encoding NLR family CARD domain-containing protein 3-like, with amino-acid sequence MFVLFQRIKKNAHAFLDKEVEKLWRVLFPDDPQCPEGQREEEEVDGEEKEQRRHASEGVLDITLHCMKQLKLEELADTLWSKSVASECQHKIKSHLKKKTQCVFEGIAKAGESRPLHEIYTELYITERGSGEVNKEHEVRLIETASRKSAKVETPIKCGDIFIPLPEKNKTIRTIMTIGVAGIGKTILTHMFTLDWAEGKTNHNIHFTFPFTFRELNLLKDKRFSLVDLLHHFFIETKEAGICRYDRFQVVFILDGLDECQLPLDFQKNPICTDVTESTSVDVLLTNLIKGDLLPSARIWITTRPAAANQIPAECVDLETEVRGFTDPQKEEYFRKRFRDEKMASKIISHIKTSRSLHIMCHIPVFCWITATVLEDFFKTSKGKEEMPKTMTQMYSHFLRVQSIQGDRKYHGRAETDPHWSSESREIIVSLGKLAFNQLEKGNLIFYEADLAECDIDIRAASEYTGVFTQIFKAECGLYLKKVFCFVHLSIQEFLAALYVFKTFIDSGVNLISEEQPFRWSTLIRKKSDLFYQSAVDKALQSENGHLDLFLRFLLGLSLKTNQSLLRGLLGQTGCSSQTNKKSVSYIKEKISGDLSPERSINLFHCLNELNNHSLVEEIQQYLTSGRLSVESLSPAQWSALVFILLTSEEELEVFDLKKYSASEEGLLRLLPVVKASKTSLLTGCHLSERCCEALASVLSSNSSSLSELDLSDNDLQDSGVKLLSAGLGNPHCKLETLRLSGCLVTQKGCASLASALSSNPSHLKELDLSYNHPGASGAALLSAGLGDPRWRLDTLSVEHGGEWRMKPSPQRYACELTLDPNTAHRRLSLSEDNRKVTEVKERRSYPRHPERSGRWLQVFCKEGLTGRCYWEVKREGGVYTGVTYRGITRRGKVNESLIGGNNKSWCLHCYDDHYFAWHNNIKTDKRLLPAGSNRVGVYLDRPAGTLSFYRVSPGGGGSSDTLTHIHTFQSTFTQEDLLPGFGFSTSGTSFSLSLL; translated from the exons atgtttgttctgttccagaggatCAAGAAGAAtgcacacgcttttctagacaaggaggtggagaagctctggagggttcTCTTCCCAGATGACCCACAATGCCCAGAGggccagagggaggaggaggaggtggatggtgaggaaaaggagcagaggaggcacGCCAGTGAAGGAGTGCTAGACATCACACTGCACTGCATGAAGCAGTtgaagctggaggagctggccgACACATTGTGGAGCA AAAGTGTTGCTTCTGAGTGtcaacataaaatcaagtctcatctgaagaagaagacccagtgtgtgtttgagggaattgctAAAGCAGGAGAGTCTAGACCTCTGCATgagatctacacagagctctacatcacagagagaggcagtggagaggtcaacaaggaacatgaggtcagactgattgaaacagcttccaggaaatCAGCAAAGGTGGAAACACCAATTAAATGTGGAGACATCTTTATACCCTTacctgaaaaaaacaaaacaatcaggacaataatgacaattggagtggccggcattggtaaaaccatcttaacacacatgtttactctggactgggctgaaggcaaaaccaaccacaacatacacttcacatttcctttcactttcagagagctgaatttactgaaggATAAAAGGTTTAGCTTGGTGGatcttcttcatcacttctttattgagaccaaagaagcaggaatctgcagatacgaccggttccaagttgtgttcatcttggatggtctggatgagtgtcaacttcctctggacttccagaagaACCCGATCTGTACTGATGTCAcagagtccacctcggtggacgtgctgctgacaaacctcatcaagGGCGatctgcttccctccgctcgcatctggataaccacacgccctgcggcagccaatcagatcccagCTGAGTGTGTTGACTTGGAgacggaggtgagagggttcaccgacccacagaaggaggagtacttcaggaagagattcagagacgaGAAGATGGCCAGCAAAATAATCTCCCACATAAAGAcgtcacgaagcctccacatcatgtgtcacatcccagtcttctgttggatcactgctacagttctggaggacttcttcaaaacatcaAAGGGTaaagaagagatgcccaagaccatgactcagatgtacagccacttcctgagggttcagtccatacagggggacaggaagtatcatgggagagctgaaacagatccacactggagttcagaaagtagggagatcattgtttctctgggaaaactggcttttaaccagctggagaaaggcaacctgatcttctacgaggccgacctggcagagtgtgacatcgatatcagagcagcctcagagtacacaggagtgttcacccagatctttaaagcggagtgtgggctgtacctgaaaaaggtgttctgctttgtccatctgagcatccaggagtttctagctgccctttatgtctttaaGACCTTCATCGACAGTGGTGTCAATCTGATCTCAGAAGAACAACCATTCAGGTGGTCTACTCTTATAAGAAAGAAATCTGATCtcttctaccagagtgctgtggataaggccttacagagtgagaacggacacctggacttgttcctccgcttcctcctgggcctatCTCTGAAGACCAATCAGAGtctcctacgaggtctgcttgGACAGACAGGATGTAGCTCACAGACCAATAAGAAatcagtgtcttacatcaaggagaagataagtggagatctctctccagagagaagtatcaatctgttccactgtctgaatgagctgaacaaCCATTCtttagtggaggagatccaacagtacctgacatcaggaagactCTCtgtagagtctctctctcctgctcagtggtcagctctggtcttcatcttactgacatcagaagaggagctggaagtgtttgacctgaagaaatactctgcttcagaggagggtcttctgaggctgctgccagtggtcaaagcctccaaaacatcttt gctgactggctgtcatctgtcagagagatgctgtgaagctttGGCCTCAGtcctcagctccaactcctctagtctgagtgagctggacctgagtgacaatgatctgcaggattcaggagtgaagctgctctctgctggactggggaatCCACACTGTaaactggaaactctcag gttgtctggctgcctggtcacacagaaaggctgtgcttctctggcctcagctctaagctccaacccctcccatctgaaagagctggacctgagctacaatcacccaggagcctcaggagctgcgctgctctctgctggactgggggatccacgctggagactggacactctcag TGTGGAGCATGGTGGAGAGTGGAGGATGAAACCATCTCCACAGAgat atgcctgtgaactcacattggacccaaacacagcccacagacgactctctctgtctgaggacaacagaaaggTGACAGAGGTTAAAGAGCGGCGGTCGTATCCTAGACACCCAGAGAGATCTGGCCGCTGGCTCCAGGTGTTTTGTAAAGAGGGTCTGACTGgtcgctgttactgggaggtaaaGAGGGAAGGAGGTGTTTATActggagtgacatacagaggaatcacaaggagaggaaagGTTAATGAAAGCCTgattggagggaacaacaagtcctggtgTCTTCATTGTTATGATGATCATTACTTTGCCTGgcacaacaatataaaaacagACAAACGTCTCCTCCCCGCTGGCTctaacagagtaggagtgtacctggaccggcctgctggcactctgtccttttacagagtgtccccaggtggaggagggtcctcagacacactgacacacatccacaccttccagtccaccttcacccaggaggacctcctccctgggtttgggTTTTCGACTTCTGGTACCTCATTCTCTCTGAGTCTGTTgtag